The following is a genomic window from Candidatus Aegiribacteria sp..
TTTTCGCTGACCAGCTGATAGAAATAGGAAAAGATCTGAATCTGAGATCGGGCAGTCCTGAACTTGAAGCGGAAGGAATAGACGAAAGAACTTTCGAAATCCTTAACAGGCTCAGCAACAGCCTTCTTAAGCATTATTCCTCTCTTCTTATCAAGAGGATTTCGGATGGCAGACTCCTCGATGCTCTTGAAGCATTTACCGCGCTTATTCCAGTTGTACTGCTTAATATCCCTTATCCTCTGGCCTATCTAAACAGAAAGAAGGGCAGAGAGGCTGTTGAGACCGTTTCAGCAGAATTATCTCCTGAGATATTCAGCAGTCTGCGAAATCCCTGCAAAAGAGTCTGGTTCACCGATACAATCGATGACCTTAACGGAGTCTCACGCACAATTCAGAAATACAGCAGGCTGGCGATCGATACAGGAAGGGAAATGGCGGTAATCGCCTCACAGAGCAGACCGCTCTCTTTCCCCGGATGGGTTGTGAATTTTCCTCCGCTTCGCGAGTTTCCGGTTCCTGATTACCACTCAAAACTTCTTTCTGTTCCTCCTTTTCTTGAAGTGCTTCGATTTGTTGAGGAGGAAGGCTTCGGGATGATGTACATTTCTACGCCGGGTCCGGTAGGATTTGCCGCTCTGGGCATATCTCGACTCCTTGGTATCCCTGCGGCAGGTATATATCACACAGATTACCCCAGACATGTTAATCATATTGTTCAGGACGGTAAAATGGGAGAATTCGCTGGAACAGCCGCTGCATGGTTTTATAACAGTGTTGATACAGTACTTGTCCCCAGCAGATTCTATATGAACGATCTTGAGGCTATGGGCATTCCAAGAGAGAGGATGGAGCTGTTTCCAAGAGGAACTGACTGCGACCTTTTCTCACCTGTATGGAGATCCGATGAATTCGTGCGGAAATACGGTGGTAATCCCGGATCCATCCGCCTTGTATACGCAGGCAGAGTTTCCAGAGAAAAAGACCTTGATATACTGGCCAGCGCATTCATTACAGCAAAGGATTCACTACCTTCTCTTGAACTCTACATATTGGGGGATGGCCCTTACCTTGGAGAACTTGTTAACGAACTCAGCGGCATGGGCTGTTACTTCTGCGGAGAACTGCACGGAGAGGATTTGTCCATAGCTTACGCCTCGGGAGATATCTTTGTATTTCCAAGTTCCACAGATACTTTTGGTAATTCGGTTCTGGAAGCCCAGGCTTCAGGTCTTCCTGCAATAGTAAGCGACAGGGGAGGACCACAGGAGATCATTGAACCCGGAAAGACCGGTCTTGTTTTTGAAAGTCATAATCCGGAATCACTTGCTTCCGTTATATTGCGCATTGCGAGGAATGAAGAAATGATGAAATCCATGAGCGCGAGAGCAAGAAAAATGGCAATGGCCAGAACCTGGGATAAGGCATTCGATGAATTGTGGAACATATCACCTTCAAAACCCAGTGCGAAGAACAGAAATGGATCATGTAAATAACCAATGTCCATCTGGAAAAAGCGTAACAAATCACATATACTGATAAGAAAACTGACCAGGGGTGGCGGTCTTGCTGTATTCTTCTCAAGCAAAATTGCTGTTGCTCTTACTCTTTTTGTTCTGGTTATGGGTATTGGTATAACCGGTTTTATGGTTTTCACTTCACATAAAACTTCCATAGAAAAGACTAATCTGTCACAACGCCTTGAAGAACTGCTGAGTGTAAATAATCCTTCAGCCGAACAGCTTACCGAAAAAGCTCGGATCGAAATGATGCTTGATGAGAACACTTTCTTCGGTCAGGTGCTGCTGGCTGGATACATGACCTCCATTACTATCACAACGGTCGGATACGATGATGTTATTCGCGATTATGCCTACGAATTCATGGATGATAAATGGAGAAAAGCATATAACATATGGGTAACCCTTTTCGTAATTATCGCGTATATGGTTATCCTGTATGTGAATGCGAATTTCGTAGCCTATCTGGTAGGTTCCCGCCTTGCTGAAACCATGAAACGACGATCGCTTCTCAAGAGGGTAGCAATGCTGAACGAACATTACATTGTATGCGGCTGTACTGGAGCAGGTGCTGTTGTTATCGACGAACTCCTTCGCGTGAATCTATCGGTTGTAGGAATTGGCTCTGATGACAATCCTCCTCCTGATTTAAGAAAAAGGAGAGGGTTCTACTACTTTCCACAGGATCGTTCAGACGAAATTATGCTTAACGATGCCGGAATCCATCGTGCAAAGGGATTTGTTTCTGTACTTCCTGACGAGACTTCAAATCTTTTCCTTACTCTCTCAGCACATCTTCTTAATGATGATCTTACAATTTTCAGCAGGGCGGCAGGAAGTGAAAGTGAGGAAAAACTTGCTCTTGTTGGCGCGAGTTCTTCATTCACGCCTTCCATTGCTGTTGGAAGAAATCTTGTAGCTGATCTTCTTAATCAGGACACAATGGATTTCCTTGACAAAATGATCGGGGATCCTGAGCATGACTGCAGGATGGAGGAATACATTATTGAAAAAGGATGTTCATCCATCGGAGCAACTTTAGGTGAACTCGATCTTGGACGGATCTCCGGAGCCAGAATTTTCGCAATTATGAAAGCTGATAAAAGTATCATCTGCAATCCGGGATACGAATACGCTCTGGAAGAGGGAGATATCCTGCTTACAATCGAGTCCCCCGAGCAGCTTCAGGCACTTGCTCGAGTGCTGGAACGCGGCAAGCGTAGAAGAGGGAGAAAAAAACGTGACCGCAACTAATCACGGTAAGACGAAGTGCATCGTATGCGGTCTTGGCGAAACAGGAATCTGTGTAGTAAAAGAACTGCTTAATCATGAATTCAATGTATCGGTTATTGACCGGGATCCGGAAGCTCTCAAGAGATTGCAGGAACTGAATATGGACGTTACTGCAACAGAAGGTAATTGTCTGTTAGATATTACATTGAAGGATGCCGGCGTTCCGGATGCTGATGTTCTTTATTCCATACTGCCCGATGACAGAAGCAATGTCTTCCTTTGTCTTTCAGCCAGAAGAATTAATCCGAGGCTTAATATCTATTCAATCGCCTCTGATCTTTCCGCGGAAAAAAAATTGGAACTTGTGGGTGCTAAAAGAACGGTCAACCCGAGTAATGCCGAAGGATTCAGAATATCAAACGAATTACTCAGGCCTTATGTTGTAGCTTTCCTTGATCAAATTGTTTACGCCCGCGGAAAAACTGCCGGATATCTGAGCATCACCGTGCATGAGGGAAGCCCATCTGCTGGATTATCACTCTCAAAACTTGAAATACAGAAGAATACCGGAGTTGTGATTATTGCTGTGAGCCGTAAAGATAGAAGCATGATCTACAGCCCCTCGGGAGACTTTCGAACGGGTGAGGGAGACACCCTCATTGCTTTTGGAACGAAGGAAGACGAAGATGCTGTTCGAAAACTGCTTTCCACTGCACAGGACAGAAAGCACAGGTGGATGGGTGTCAGAAATCTTCTCCGGAAGTAGGAATGGTCGGGGCGGCCGGATTTGAACCGGCGACCCCCTGCTCCCAAAGCAGGTGCGCTACCGAACTGCGCCACGCCCCGATTTACCGAAGGCAATATACTACAAATCCAAAGTACAATACCGCAAGAGGTGAATTCCGGAAACAGACTTGACTCATATAGCCTTATTGTAGCATACTATATAGTCTAAATTAGTATATTACTGCATATTAGTGAATTTCCAAATATCTTGAAATGAGATGAGTATCATGTTAAAATTTTCTATTATCATTCCACTGATTATTATGGGTGTATCCTCTGCTGGAAACACAATGAATTCTGACGACTTCAGTTATTCTATTCCCTATTACTCCGTAAGAATTGAAAACATAAGCCAGACTGACATAAAAGTGCTTGAGGATCAGGGTTTTCTTATCGAATGGGCTCACGGAGATAAAGCCACCGTTTATGTGAATGCCGATCAGGAGGAGTTGCTGCGGCACCTTGGTTTCAAGCCTATGCATATCCCGGTTCCCGAACCGCTCATCCCTTATCCTTCACTTCTTGATATTTACGATTCAGCTGCTT
Proteins encoded in this region:
- a CDS encoding TrkA family potassium uptake protein; the encoded protein is MTATNHGKTKCIVCGLGETGICVVKELLNHEFNVSVIDRDPEALKRLQELNMDVTATEGNCLLDITLKDAGVPDADVLYSILPDDRSNVFLCLSARRINPRLNIYSIASDLSAEKKLELVGAKRTVNPSNAEGFRISNELLRPYVVAFLDQIVYARGKTAGYLSITVHEGSPSAGLSLSKLEIQKNTGVVIIAVSRKDRSMIYSPSGDFRTGEGDTLIAFGTKEDEDAVRKLLSTAQDRKHRWMGVRNLLRK
- a CDS encoding glycosyltransferase codes for the protein MSASSCDLHVHSKYSKESGRWILRALKAPESFTPPELIYELAKKRGMDFVTITDINTIDGCLSISHHPDTFLSEEVRTFLPGRRAALHILVFNLTPEQHEEMIPLRDSFPALMEYFADQQLSHSLAHPFYFPGTDLTPEEFKMVINNVDLVESLNGVRSRDENISVIPIVRSIREDPDFNGFTGGSDDHCGRFMGLTYTEVRDANNLEEYLDGVRNGKGIPKGEHGSAIRSAYSVYSIAYSFYRDRLTAQKMPTIATLAADRFFRPSITSAEPTVWHKADFLFHQLIKKGKKSGESDFETIFADQLIEIGKDLNLRSGSPELEAEGIDERTFEILNRLSNSLLKHYSSLLIKRISDGRLLDALEAFTALIPVVLLNIPYPLAYLNRKKGREAVETVSAELSPEIFSSLRNPCKRVWFTDTIDDLNGVSRTIQKYSRLAIDTGREMAVIASQSRPLSFPGWVVNFPPLREFPVPDYHSKLLSVPPFLEVLRFVEEEGFGMMYISTPGPVGFAALGISRLLGIPAAGIYHTDYPRHVNHIVQDGKMGEFAGTAAAWFYNSVDTVLVPSRFYMNDLEAMGIPRERMELFPRGTDCDLFSPVWRSDEFVRKYGGNPGSIRLVYAGRVSREKDLDILASAFITAKDSLPSLELYILGDGPYLGELVNELSGMGCYFCGELHGEDLSIAYASGDIFVFPSSTDTFGNSVLEAQASGLPAIVSDRGGPQEIIEPGKTGLVFESHNPESLASVILRIARNEEMMKSMSARARKMAMARTWDKAFDELWNISPSKPSAKNRNGSCK
- a CDS encoding NAD-binding protein translates to MSIWKKRNKSHILIRKLTRGGGLAVFFSSKIAVALTLFVLVMGIGITGFMVFTSHKTSIEKTNLSQRLEELLSVNNPSAEQLTEKARIEMMLDENTFFGQVLLAGYMTSITITTVGYDDVIRDYAYEFMDDKWRKAYNIWVTLFVIIAYMVILYVNANFVAYLVGSRLAETMKRRSLLKRVAMLNEHYIVCGCTGAGAVVIDELLRVNLSVVGIGSDDNPPPDLRKRRGFYYFPQDRSDEIMLNDAGIHRAKGFVSVLPDETSNLFLTLSAHLLNDDLTIFSRAAGSESEEKLALVGASSSFTPSIAVGRNLVADLLNQDTMDFLDKMIGDPEHDCRMEEYIIEKGCSSIGATLGELDLGRISGARIFAIMKADKSIICNPGYEYALEEGDILLTIESPEQLQALARVLERGKRRRGRKKRDRN